CAATACAAACCAGGAGGTGCTGGAATGACTCAGGATATGCTGGTAGGTGCTGGTATGGGCCAGTACAAGCCAGGAGATACTGGTATGAACCAGAGTAAGCCAGAATGTACCGGTATGGATCAGGAGGAACTGGTAGCTGCTGGTATGAATCAGCACGAACCAGAAGGTACTGGTATGAATCAGGATATGCTGGGAGGTGCTGGTGTGAACCAAGACGAGCCAGAAGATGCCAGTAGAAACCAGGACGAGCCAGTACATGCTGGTATGAACCAGGACGAGCCAGTAGGTGCCAGTATCTCCCGGTTGATGCCAGTTGATGCCAGTATGTGCCAGTGTGTGCCAGTTGCTACCAGTAGGTGCCAGTGTGTGCCCGGTGATGATTTTATTCATGGCTTGAACCTGTCCTATGACATGAACTTTACTCTTCCCGATACCCCCATGAGTACAGTCAAGGTGTGGGATTCCCAACCCGTCAATTCAAAGGTACTTGTCCAGGAGATTAAAAATGAGCTGCTGAAAGAGCTGATCCCTATGCTGGAGTCCCTTCTGCAGAAATTTGCAACCAACCTTGGGGGTGAGCTGTCCCGTGCCCTGACCCATGCCTTTCAGAAGCTGGCTACCGAGAGCAACATAGGCATAACCGCTGTCTGTGAGTCCATAGGGGAGTTGCAACACGGTATCAGGAATCTGGATAAGCGGATGACCAACCTTGAAAAGGAGCTGGGTCTGCCAGTGGAAGAACCTCTCCAGCTCTATGAGATAGATGCCAGCAATCTTCAGGTGAGCCTTCAGACGCTTACCTTTGATTTGACTGTTCCCCGTATCCAGCCCGAACAGCCTGAAGATCCTGTAAGCACTGCCGAGGAAGATTCGGAAGAAGATGCTGATCCCCACAACCTGCGCCCTGTGATTGAAAGTATAAAAAACTCCAAGCCCGACAAGGCTGTACTCATTGAGTGGATTCTTCTGATGCGTTCCGGTACAGATCCTGTTCCCAGCTACAACACGCTTGCAGCCATCCTTAACAAGGCAAAGATACTGACCCTTTCCGGTAAAAGCAGGTGGACTTCAAGCACAGTCCGTAATGTGGTTGCAAGGTTGGAGACTGAGGATGGCCCTGAAGTATATGGCGAGGAAGAGGAGGATGGATTGGAGCTGGTGGATGAGGTGGATCTTTCCGAAGAAGATGACCTTCCCAGTGTGGCAGGCGGTGCTGTGCCGGGTACATGGCTGGATATAGAAAACGGGACGGATGAAGAAGAACCTTGAACCCGTGGGGGTGGCTCCGGGCTGCGGGTGTGGTTCCGGAGTGGCCCCTATATATAAGGTACAAATCTGGTCAGGGGAGGGGAGGTTCAGGTGGGTTTCTTTTGGGTGTACTCCAGGGACAGGTATAAAGCGCAGTATGGTGGTTGGAAAAAGTATAATAAAATCAGGTTTACGATTGTTGGGATACCATTCAAAGTAACCTGTCGATATAAACCACAGCCAAAGTAAACAGTACGGAAGCAGGTGGATCATGGTTGAAAGAAGAGTGTACGGGTATCTTCGGGCATCCACAGCAGATCAGGACGCAAGCAGGGCAAAGGATATGCTGGATAAATTTGCCTCAGAAAACGGTGTGTCCGTGGCTGCGTACTTCATAGAAAACGAATCCGGGGCCAAGCTCTACAGGCCAGAGCTGTTCCGGGCCTTGGGCATCATGCAAAAAGATGATGTGCTTCTCATAGAACAGGTGGACAGGCTTTCCCGTCTCAATGCCGATGACTGGCAGAAGCTTCGTGTGAAGATACAGAGCAAGGGGATTCTCATTGTGTCTTTGGATCTTCCCTTTACCCACAGCCTGATTGTAAGGCAGGAGGAGGATAAGGATTTTCAGGGTCGTGTCCTTGATGCTGTCATGGGTATGATGCTGGATGTACTGGCAGCCGTTGCAAGAAAAGACTTTGAAGACAGAAGAAGAAGGCAGATGCAGGGGATAGCCAGGGCAAAGCTGGAAGGCAAGTACGGTGGCCGTAAAAGAGACAGTGCCAAACGGGAGAAGATCCTTGCCTTGCTGGGCAGGGGTCTGACCTACAGTGAGATCGAGGGAGCCTTGGGTGTGAGCCGCAGAACCATAGCCAGAACCAAGGCCGAGGGTGTCTGATGGGAAGATGGCATGGGGGGCTGATCCTGTGGCCACCTATATATAAGGTATAAATCTGGTCTGCGGTGCAGGGTGTCGGGGTCTGGATGCTTTTGTATCGACACAGGGCCGTATCTGATCCATAGTTCAAAATGCAGACAGCAGATGCAGGGCAGGCAGTCCGCAGGGTGGAGTCTTTCTTTCCTGCATATTCTGATTATATTAACAAAAAGGAGGATGGGATGGCAGAGAGAGTGTCCCACGATCAGAACTTTAAAAATCTGGCACGGGACTTTACCAGGGAGATAGCAGAGTTCTTATCCCCGGAGATCCTTGAAGGTATGGGCAGGCTTATAGATTGTAAGCTTGTCAATCAGGAGACCCAAAAAGAAAAGCTGAAAGACCGGCATTTTGTGCTGGACATACCCATACTGTTTGTCTTTGAGAATGGGACTCTGATCCTGTGGCTGTTGGAGTTTCAGGAGGATAAGTACAAGTTTTCCATCTACAAGGTGGCCCACTATGGCATAGACTACATGAAAGCCCATCCCGGTGCCATTGTCATCCCTACGGTGCTGTTCACAGACCGCAGGAAATGGCGTAAGGATGTGGACAGGGTTCTGGACAGCAGCTTTGGGGAAAAGAACTACATACACTTCGAGTACCAGAAGATCCGTCTCTTTGAGTATCAGGCCAGGGATTATTTTGATTCCACAAACCCTGTAGTCATGATTCTCCTTCCCAAGATGAACTATGAGCCAGAGGAGAAGGTAGATGTCGTAATGAGGGCCATGACCGGACTGTTTCGCTTGGTGGGTGCGGCTCTGTTTGAAAAATACCTGGATTTTATTTACACTTATGCAGATATACAGGAAAATGAGCAGGAAGAGTTGCTCAGTCTGCTCACAGAAAAGGAGGATGGTATGCTGTTATCAGAACGCATTCAGGAGAGAAGCCGTTATAAAGAGAAGTACCAGACGATTATGAACCTTCAAAAATACAAGATGAAGCCTGAAGAGATAGCGGACATTACGAGTCTCACCCCTGAGAAGGTCAGAGAAGTTCTTGCTGCCGGTGACAAGGGACTGGATCTGCTCATAGGCAAGGATGCTACCAAACATTAACGGCTCCGTATCCATCTTCTCTGCTGTGGTTGCTGTATTGGCAGCCATGGCAGGGTTGGGGAGTCTTTTGCTCTGTTTGGGTTCTGCGGATTCACGCCTCCCTGTTCGAGTTCTCCAGTTTCAGCCCTCAGTTCGAGTTCTTCGGATTCACACTATCTTGTCATGCCCCGGATACCCTCTGTTTTTGCCCTTGCAGCAGTAATTTCCCCGCACAGATGCCCATTTTAACCCCGCAGCACCCATATTGACCCTCCCAAAGTGGTGATCAGTGGATTTCAGGTATATATTACAACTATGAATTGAAACATTATTCACCTGTTATCTATCCAAAACCAGACCCCTTCTGCCTTTTTACGGGCAGCGGGGGTCTTTAATTTAAAGGAGGTCACTATGGTTATCGAACAGTACAGCTCAGCGGATGTGAAGGAGCTTGCCAAGGCCATGCTCCGGGTGCAGCAGGAATTAAGGCCTGTTCAAAAGGACAGGAAAAACACCTATACCAACAGYATGTACGCCACCCTAAGCTCTGTCATGGAGGCTTGCAGCAGTATTTTAATTAAGAACGGAGTCTGGGTGACGCAGTATCCTGTTCCTGTAGAAACCGGGCATCTGGGWCTYGTTACCAAGCTTATGCACGCAGAATCAGGCCAGTGGCAGTCTTCCCTGCTCATGATGCCTTTGTCYAAAAACGATCCCCAAGGRTACGGTTCCGCCATCACCTATGCCAGACGCTATGCCYTRTCTTCCATGGTTGGTATTATTACAGAAAACGATGATGATGCTGAAGGGGCCTGCATCAGAAACAACAAAAATCCACAAAAACAAAATAACTTCCCACAGTCACCAAAGCCTCAAAACGATCCATTTCCYCCGGYAAATCAGGCACCTTCTACTCCTCAGAATCCCCAAAATCAGCCCTCCAGTATGGATACCCTGCCCCGTCTTGACGGCATCTTCTACAACACGGTTCATACCGAGGATGGAAGGGCCTACATAGCGGCCACGGGAGACACCATGCCTAAAAAGGATATCCTCAAAGAAGCAGGGTTCCGCTGGAACGCAGAGCGCAAACTCTGGTGGAAGCACAGCCAGCAATCCGCAGCCTGAACATCCCATCCCCATTCATCCAGACACAGGGCCTGCCGGTATTAGCCGGTGGGCCTTTGTGCGTTTAAAGAAGGCAGTCATGACCATCCATCACACAAAAGAGTCCATGGGTCTTTTGGCTCAGATTACCAAGGGTCTCCTTGCCCGGAGTCAGAACATGAAAGCAGATCTTGGAGACAGGTCTTCTTATATCGGTATGTCGGATATAGGCAGGGGCATGGAGTGTCTTCGTGCTGCTGTGGCGGATAAGTTTCAAAAAGCAAACAGTCCTGAAGAAGTCGCCCGGTGGTATGCCGAGGAAGATACGGAGAGGATACTTGCAACCCTGCAAAGGGAGTTGGTGTTTCAGC
This region of Desulfobotulus mexicanus genomic DNA includes:
- a CDS encoding recombinase family protein; this encodes MVERRVYGYLRASTADQDASRAKDMLDKFASENGVSVAAYFIENESGAKLYRPELFRALGIMQKDDVLLIEQVDRLSRLNADDWQKLRVKIQSKGILIVSLDLPFTHSLIVRQEEDKDFQGRVLDAVMGMMLDVLAAVARKDFEDRRRRQMQGIARAKLEGKYGGRKRDSAKREKILALLGRGLTYSEIEGALGVSRRTIARTKAEGV
- a CDS encoding ERF family protein; this translates as MVIEQYSSADVKELAKAMLRVQQELRPVQKDRKNTYTNSMYATLSSVMEACSSILIKNGVWVTQYPVPVETGHLGLVTKLMHAESGQWQSSLLMMPLSKNDPQGYGSAITYARRYALSSMVGIITENDDDAEGACIRNNKNPQKQNNFPQSPKPQNDPFPPXNQAPSTPQNPQNQPSSMDTLPRLDGIFYNTVHTEDGRAYIAATGDTMPKKDILKEAGFRWNAERKLWWKHSQQSAA